The DNA segment TGAacgagtgagtgtgtgtgtgtgtgtgtgtgtgtgtgagtcgcTGTCTGGTCGCGTTGGCTTTGCGATTGTGATGGATTGCGTTGGCACTGGCAGCGATGCGGCGACAATGGCTACGTTTCTGTTGACTGACTGTCAATTTTGCATTCAACGCAAAAGGGAAAGAGCGAAGAAATTGATGATAGCATGGCAAAAAAGACAGACTATAATGCTCTTAATATATGATAAGTAGTTAAGCATCGAACTGTACGTAATTGGAAAGGTCTCGCAATACTCCAAGCTATTATcactttgaaatttatgcaattgaatgcaatttaaataactttaatagtaaaataatcAGTAACTAAATTCTATCATAGAGAAAGCTATTTTAAGTAAATCTGAGCTTAAATGCcagaatttcaaatattttatctaTATCCTGAAAATATCTATATtctaaatttataattctaaTTAAGCTGTACCAAACAAAATAgatatattaattgaaattttgttatCTGCAAAAAcaatctatatatttttattttccataaaataacctagaatatattttaaccaGCTGTCTTCACAATTCTTgcagtatatatatttatagtaatcTTTAATTAGACTTCACTTCAACTTATCTGTTCCTATGTTTATCAGTTTGAATTCTCATCGATTAGCAGTAATCTTTTCAatcttttctttaaataagaatcaaaaaatgttttctaaacacaaaaaaaaaagaaagtaaacTAATCATGGCAGTAAAGTACGATAATGATCAGCAGTTAAAGTATCAAGTTTCCCCGACTATAATGTACTATATATCATAATCTACCGCAAATGTAATTTAGATAACCACACATTTATTTGCTATACATTACAACGAAAAAAACGATTGCTTTAGAGTAAGTTTTATGCATAAAGTAAAGCTGTGTCAACATAAGACACAGCTTTTGCTATTAAACCGAATTGGTTCCAGTAACTGTGACTGTAACTTAATGGATGTTTCACAGACAAACACGGCCACAAAAGCCTTTTAGAGCTCCAAGCAACCCCTCTGCATTTGCacgtcacaacaacaataggaaCAATTACAGCCGACAAAGGGGAACAACAAAGAGATGCCTATCGAAacctataaataaatttgccatAGCCGAGTCAAAAGCACAAGTACACAAAGGGCAACAAACGACGCCGACGAAGGCAAcgatgaaaatatttgaaaattaatgcaaagacatataaatataaaatggaaaaacacGCATACGCAGTGTATGGCAGCGCACAAAGATAAGGGAATGggaaaagcaataaaaaccGTCAAGTTGGCAACATTGACGACATCGCATCGACAACGACTATAGACGATGTCAACAAATAGAGCAAATAGCAAACAGTCGACCAGGCAAAGGTGCACAAACAGTCGCAGAAGCACCTTGCACGGCCTAGCCAATGTAACCCGCATACGACCCGTGCACCTGcggcctgaaagtatgcaataaaaaagcaaacgcTTCAGTCGTCGCCAATGCGTCGACGCCGCTTTGCATTAGTGCTGCGAAAAGCACTGCGTTTCTTTTGATGCCCTGCAGAAGTGCGGAGTTACGCATCAGTTGTTTGTGACTAAGAACAATATCGAAGGCATTTATCACTAGTAGGtaatttaatagaaatgataaatattccatataaataaatacaaaagtaaatagatgaaaaaacaaataaatattagtttaTTAGAAATGTcggaaaatttaaaaatggttgaacataaattgaaaagctCATGGAATGGATCaactcttaaataaatatttatgcaaccAAATATTAGAGCATTTCACCAATTATAAAACTACTTAGAAATAtccaaaaattacaaaataattataaagaaattaacgAAATGCCACGATTGataaaatcataaacaaatgtgcatcaaataaaaaagtttttaagaGATTTCGATAAATAATTGtgaagaaattgaaaagaCTCCAGAATTGATAGATTCATAAAGAAAAATGCACTCATCTGAAAGTTTTCCATAATTCGTTAATCAAATATCGATTTATTGAAAGACAATGATTGTTAACACCTTCTAGAATATGTAGTTCGATTAGTTCCAGGGTAACTTCACAGTCTTTCAGCTCGTAAGGAAACCACTCTTACTCTGTTTGCAATGCGCTTTTAATTTGACCGCGTCTAGAGGCAACGACAACGCTGACGACAACTTTGGTGTCCTTTCCTTTGCCTACGCAACGGCGCAGAAACTTAATTTTCCCCACTGTAGCTGTAACTGTAAccggttgttgctgctcctgctgctgctcctgctgctgctgctgttgttgttgacttgcTTTTTTGCATTGCAGTGGCAAGTTTGTGGAGTCGCTAAAACTTTAGCCATTCGTTgtttttgcaacaatttggAAAGAACCAGGCTATTTGTTGCTTCGCTGGGCCAGACGACGGCgaagacaacaacgacgatgaAAATGTCGCCCAAAACCAATCATTTCCTTTATACTCAGACCATCAGCAGtggaaaagaaagaaagactCGTTCACTACGACTATCTACTACGACTTTCTCTCAGCGGATGTCTTACTAAGAAGAcggcaacattttaatatacttgTGGATGCCAttggttggctggctggctgcctggctgacTGCCATTTAGAGGCGTCTACTTCCTCCATTCCCGCCTCGTGTCACGCAATTTTgttagtaaaataaattttatttcgcttggtttttggtttctttagccgtcgtttttcatttcatcGAGCGCCCTGTTTATGAACTGCTCTGCTCGCTCCTTAAATTGTCTTTATGCCATGGGCCAACTGCATGCCACTTAGACGTTGTCCTTTGACCCGGCTTTTATCCTCCGTGTTTCGCTTGCCCTTCTTTTCCCTTCATCGTGgttctctttttttcatttttttggcaaatattttgcgtTTTGGCAAAATGACATCCTTTGGGTGAACACGCGCAGAGCGCCGAAAATTTTTGCTTGAAtttagttttgtgtgtttgtgggctGTTTTCCTTGGTTTGGTCGTTCATTCGACTGCCTGCTTAGCCGTCGTTTCCTGGGGGAAATTAAAATGTGCTTAGTGAATAATTTGAGTACATTTGGCTACTACAATTCCAACGCCAAAGGGAATATACAGCACAGCCAAGACACAACATGATGACTAAAacataaagaataaaaatgaaataaataagtaagtaaGGCAAGTATGCCAGACTTCTGAGATATCCAAAAGTTTACATTAAATCCTGttgtaaaaattattatttatttaaatattgttttaaaaatgttaggTATCATAATAAAGAAAGAACAACTTGTGTGCTTCTTGAAATCTATAatattgatttcattaaaaaaaaatagtccATTCTactatttttcaataaataaaaatgcaaaattgtattcatGTGAGTTCCATcccataattttttatttcttcaaatttaattttaattaatagaaaaaaatagaaaatgtttattaatatttccgATGTAACATTTTCTATGAATCAGttcttcaaatttattttattcaattttatagaCTATATTTTGAGGATATTAAGCACCACATAATCTAAGTATTATATAATGCTCccaaatgtatattttagtaaataaCTATTATAATTTGGCATATCAACAACATAAAGGTTAAATTGTCGAAACCTAAATTTTTCAAGCCAAATACAACTCTTATCTTTACAATATTGGTTTCCATTCCTTAAGTTAAAATCTTCTTAATCATGCTTTGGCTTGGAATCTACAAATTGATCTTCTTGTGGAGGTTTAGCTTCAAGTTTCTTAACTGGCTGATCCTCGCCCtgtaatttaatgcaaataagtGATAGAACTCCCATAACGAGGCCAAGAAGTATTCCGATCATGGCGACTGCCACAATAAAAGCCAAGTAGTGCACATCATGTAATAAATAGGCCAAGAAGTCAACGATAGGTTGCGCTACGTAATAGCAAAATATCTCAATAGGATTGAACATCATTTTTTGGCAATGTTTATagtttcaaatatatttttgtaataacgAGTTTGACATAAAGTGAACTCACTACAATCTAGATGAAAGTGTCAATTTtcgatatatcaaattcaGTTTGTGTTTATTTCCGAAGaacataatataaaacaaatttcaaagttCAAAACGAAAACTGCTCAACAATTACTATGGACTTTCAGGAGTATTTCTATAAGCTGACCATATTCCATAATCATCTGCAGACCGATTATGGACTGTTGATAAAGGCAGCGACTTGCATTGCCTTTGGCGCAGTTTGTGGCTGGATTATGGCTTTATTGGCATGGATACTCTATAAGATAACCATCTACTTGGATGCAGTGCCAGTGGCGAAGTACAATTATCTGGATGATGATTTGGAtttggagtcggagtcggagacTGGGTATGATGCTGACATTGCTGGCCCCTTGAGGCAATTGCAGCCCGAAGATAACGACCGCTAAAAAAATGAAGCGTTTTGTCATTGATCTATGAAGTGCTTGATGAATTTCAAGGCGAGTAGCACTCGCCTTTGACTCGTCTTGCCTCTTAGACAGTCTCAAGTGGCGGCAGATTTCAACTCGATACACAGTAGCCGCAGAGTCATTAGCAGCGTTTTCGAAATTTTCCctcgttttttatttctgcCCTACCAAATGTTGCAGcactttaaattcaattactcatacgccatgtgaCACCCGGTGGTCGATATATACTTACTCTATTCTGCTCTGCTGgcatgtgtgtttgcttttcacATTGCCACAggctcaaaatatttaataaaccaTATCGTTTCTTTTTTCCGCATCTCCATTTTCTGCTAAATTTTATCAAATTCCTGTTTACGTTGGTTTATGTCTGTGTATCCGCGCacgtgtgcatgtgtgtgtacgtgtgtctgtgtgcgtctacgtgtgtgtgtgttgattttcTACAAATAGCTTGCAGCTATTTTtccacaaattttatataaaatattggcTGTCTTTTGACGTGGCTGCTGTGCTGGGGATAATGAAGGTCATGACTTGATTTGAAATTAGCCTTAAAGCTTCCTCCACCCATGCTTGCCTTGAACACGTTAGTCTTTATTGCACAGCAGATTTCTGATGTTTATGTACTTGCAGCAAATTAACTCAAGAAAAACGCAAGCAACGCAAGAAGAAACACAAACCTTTGGCATAGCTGCAAGATCTctaacataaacataaatacactTATTTTTGTCGaagaaaactttaattaaattaaattggaatttcattttgcatagtatatatgcttaaaataagttattcatttgtattgtttattttttatggtacattttaaatattatatatcactATTTcaccttggtatattttagtatccTTGCAGTACAataatttggtgtattttaagaaaaataccgTCTCGTGTTACTTTTGTTCAAAATCAGTAGCGGGTATCaaacagtcgagcatactcgactgtaacaTTCTTAATCGTTCtctttattcaaattcaatcaaaagattgtttgtttaaaaacaataattctTTTCTCGTTATTATTGAATGgacaaatatttcttttctactttctctattctaaaataattaataaattgatttttctttattcaaattcaactaAATTGATTTCCaactcatttaaattattatattagtcaacattttacattttcttgcTTTAACTTacaaaatgtgtatttttttgtaatttgccaTCTTTAATGTGCGTCTTCTGAAAGTACAGTCCCTGAATATTCTCATTCTCGTCACTCTACCCGCTGTTATTAGCCTACTTTCGACAATTTGGCAACGTCGCAATGTGGCTCCATTGTTACTTAAAAGACCATTGTCTATTCAAAGCACTTGAGAAACGCTTACAGCAGAAGCTCTCAGAAACAGACACAGTGAAGCCTGACGAagttgcgactgcgactgcgacaacCCCAATTTAAGGGGATGGCGGGGAGGGAGGAGAAAGCGAgttataattgcaaaaatgttacAATGCAGGCGACTGCGGTAAGAATGAAAGAGAATCTGAAACTGAATAAATGCCATGACAAATGGGTGTAGGACTCGACGCATTGAAGAGCATTTAAGCACGGTCCCCACCTCACCTCCCTTGCCATAAATTCATTGCTTTTCCCTTACCTAACCCTCAAACCCTTTTTGCGCAACCCGCGTAATTCATTTAGTGGGTGGatggcgtcgtcgtcgcatgCAAAGCTTAAGTCTTTGGCTCTGCATCGTATCAAAACTGTTTCCAAAAGGGGGTTGCGCATGTTGCCGGCCCAAATGCGCTTAGGGTGTGATGAATGCAATATCTCTCACTCTCaaactct comes from the Drosophila sulfurigaster albostrigata strain 15112-1811.04 chromosome 2L, ASM2355843v2, whole genome shotgun sequence genome and includes:
- the LOC133835682 gene encoding uncharacterized protein LOC133835682; the protein is MMFNPIEIFCYYVAQPIVDFLAYLLHDVHYLAFIVAVAMIGILLGLVMGVLSLICIKLQGEDQPVKKLEAKPPQEDQFVDSKPKHD
- the LOC133835669 gene encoding uncharacterized protein LOC133835669, with the protein product MDFQEYFYKLTIFHNHLQTDYGLLIKAATCIAFGAVCGWIMALLAWILYKITIYLDAVPVAKYNYLDDDLDLESESETGKLTQEKRKQRKKKHKPLA